In Deinococcus psychrotolerans, the genomic window CTTACGGATGAGCGCTCATGACGGGACGGAGTGAGAACGGCGCACCACTGAGTCTTTCTCACCCTCGACGCCGTACCGAGTTTGACTTTTGGGTGACGTTTCCCCGACCGCAGCTCTCTACACTGAGGCTATGAAGCGCTCTTCCTTCTCGCTGCTGACCCCACTGTTGACCTTGCCACTCCTGACACTGCCGCTGCTGCTCACCGCTTGCGTGCCCGCCCCGCTGCAAACCCGCTTCGGCTCCGATCTCGCTTTGTCGGCGCGTTTGATCGACAGCGGCTCCAAAGTTTCAGACGGGCACTACCGCCGCCCCGGGCCGGCGCAGCTCAGCGTGCAAGTCGCAGGCACGCAAGCGCCGACTTACTTTTACGCATTGCTGCTCCCCGAACAAGCCGCCGCGCAGCTCCTGACGCCCAATGTCCAGCCGGCTCAGCAGGCGGCACTCTTCAACTTGCCGCCCGTGACCGGCTATACCCAGGTCTTCGTGGTGGGCAGCCCGCGCCCGCTCAACTTCCCAGTGCTCGGCAGCAGCGTGAACAAGCTGGCCGAAGCGGTCAAATTGGCGGCGGCGGAGTTGCCCAGCAACAGTTGGAATGTGGTGACGCAAGTCTACCGGGTGGGCGATTACGGCAGCCTCAAGGTGCTGACCGATCCCTTAGACGTGAGCGTGTATCTTAACGGCACCTACCGGGGCACCACCCCACTGACCTTGAATGACGTGCTAGCAGGCAGCGCGACGTTGCGGCTGGAGCGCACCAATTTTGAACCACTGACCAAGACGGTGCAGGTGCCCGCCGACCAGACTCTGCAAGTCAAGGCGGCGCTGCGCTACAACCCACCGAAAGGCCGCCTGAGCGTCAGCAGCAGCGTGGCAGCGCGGGTGCAGGTGTTGGGTAAGAACGGCGAACTGCGCGGCAACACGCCGCTGAGCGCCGACCTCCCCGCCGGAGACTACGATCTGACCATCACGCCAAGCGGTTCGGGGCTCAAAGCCGCATGGGTAGGCGTCACGCTGAGCGGCAAGCAGACCCTGAACGTTTCGTGTCAGCCGGAAGGCGAGCAACTGAGTTGCCAGAGCCAGTGATGAACAGACCCGTAAAGTCTGAGCCGCTGCGGCTGACCACCCGCAACCAACTGCGCGGCGCGGGCGTCGTCACGGCGGCACTGATTGGCATCATCTGGCTGCAAGAAATCCTAGATCAACTGATTTTCGGCGGCTCGCTGGACGCTTACGGCATCGAGCCGCGTCAGTTGGGCAGCCTGAGTCACATCTTCACCGCTCCGTTTTTGCATGGCGATTTTACCCATCTGATCAGCAACACGCTGCCGCTGGCGGTGCTGGCCTTCCTGACGGCGCTGCGCGGAGTGGGCCGGTTTTTGCTCTCCACCCTGATCATCGTGGTCGTGGGCGGCCTGCTGGTGTGGCTGCTGGCGCGCGGCGGCGACCACTTGGGAGCCAGCGAACTGGTGTTCGGTTACTTCGGGCTGCTGCTGGCCAGCGCTTGGCACGACCGCCGCCCCGTTTCTATTCTCACGGCGGCGCTGGCTCTGCTGCTCTACGGCGGAGCGCTGTGGGGCGTGCTGCCGCATGACCCGCACATCTCGTGGGAAAGTCACTTGTTCGGCTTTTTGGCAGGCGTGCTGGCCTCAAGGTGGCTGACGCCGCGCCGCACAGGTCAAACGGGACGCTCAGCCGCACGGTTTTAGGGCGGGGAGTTTAGTTGAGCTGCAACGACAGCACCAGCTGATCTGGGCGCTGCGCTTCGGGAGCAGTACCGCCCTCGCTCAGGATTTGGGCCGTCTGCTGAAAGTAGGCCTTCACCGCACGTTCGTAGCGGACTTGGTCGGCAGTGGTGCCGTTGGGTTGCGGGGCCACGCCGTAGCCATGCACTTCCAACGCGCCGCAGCTGGGCAACTTATTGCCAGCAAACGAAGCGTTGAACGTCATCAGGTACTGACCTTCGCGGCTGAACCCCTGAAACAAATACTGCACGTTAGTGTTGGCGAAGCGGCTCACGTCCTGCGAGAAGGTGCCGAGATAACGCACCTCGCTGAAGCTGGCCGTGCTGAGGCTCTTGCATGCGCCTACAACTGTCAGCTCACTGTTACAGAGTGCCCAAAATGCTCGAAGAGTGAACTGGGTTACGTCAGGGGATGAGGCCCTCAATATCTTTGTACACGCTAGCCTTCACCCGTTGATGTTCAGCTTTGAAATATCTGTAACACTTTGAGCGGAAGGAGATGGGCCAACTGTGGTCGAATATGCGGTACCCCATGGTGAGATTGATGTCGTCGCGCTCAACGCTGACCTTCCCTTCAACCTGAGTGACGTCGGTGAATCCGGCCTTCACCACCGCTGACCGAATGGCTTCGAGCTGGAGAGAGGTGTCGCCCTTCGGAGCCTTCATGACTCCCCCGCCCATGTATTGGTTACCAACGCCGCCCGGACACCCGGACCAGCGTACCCCTGCTTTGAGTTGGCTGCCACCGACGGCTTTCGCAGCCGCGAGCATGGCGTCACGGGCAGCGTCGATCACCGCTTGTTCGGTGGCCTGCACTGAGCGAGTATCGCCCCCCCAAGAGCAGGCCGCAAGCACAACCACGAGTCCAAGCACACTGAGGAGTGGACGGATGCGCCTGAACCTGAGCTGTAGCATGCACGCAGTATAAGTGGCATCCTCCAATGCTGATGGCGCATGTGAGGGTTGTCAGTCCTCCGGGAACGTTCTGCCCCGCTCTGAAAGAGGTGGTGTTGGGCAAAACAGTGCCCATGAGCACGCTTGCCCGTTGATCCGGGCAGTGCAAACTCAGGAACTTCTGCTCACGTTTCCGCCTTTTGAAGACTGAAGGCGGCCCACCAACACAACTGGGAGCCGCCTTCAGTCTTCAAACTTCAGTTAATAAACAGGGGCAAATCGTCGTCAGGATGGCCCATCACCGGTAAGCCCAGATGCTGATAGGCGTGCGCGGTGGCGACCCGGCCCCTCGGCGTGCGCTTGATAAATCCGAGCTGAATCAGGTACGGCTCGTAGACGTCTTCGAGCGTCAAACCGTCCTCGCTGATGGCAGTGGCGAGCGTATCGACGCCTACCGGCCCGCCCGCAAAGCGATGAATCAGGGTCTCGAGGTATTTCTTATCGCGGTCATCTAAGCCCGCCGTGTCCAAGCCCAGCTTTTCGAGGGCGCTGTAGGTGCGCTCCATACCGATGACACTTTCGCCCGCCACCTCGGCGTAGTCGCGCACCCGCCGCAGCAGCCGTTTGGCAATCCGCATGGTGCCACGTGAACGTGCGCCGATTTCCAGGGCCGCGTCGTCCGCTAAGCCAAACCCCATCAAGCGGGCGTCTCTCAGCAAGTTGAGGGCGATTTCTTGGGGCGTGTAGTACTCCAAGTGCTCGATAATGCCAAAGCGTGAGCGCATCGGGGCGCTGATCAAGCCGGGGCGGGTGGTCGCGCCGACCAAAGTAAAGCGCGGCAGCGGCAGCTCGATGGTGCGGGCGGCGGGGCCTTGTCCCAGCACGATGTCAAGTTTGTAATCTTCCATCGCCGGATACAGGTGCTCTTCAGCAATGCGGCCCAGCCGGTGAATTTCGTCAATGAACAACACGTCGCCTTCTTCGAGGCTGTTGGTGAGGATGGCCGCGAGGTCGCCGGGCTTTTCGATGGCCGGGCCGGAGGTCACGCGGATATTGACGCCGAGTTCGTGGGCAATGATGTGCGCCAGTGTGGTCTTGCCGAGTCCGGGCGGCCCGAACAGCAGCGTATGATCCAGCGCTTCGCGGCGGTTACGGGCGGCCTGCAAATACACGCTGAGCTTGTCTTTGAGTTTGACTTGGCCGACATATTCGCTGAGGGTCTTGGGCCGCAGGGCGGCGTCGTTGTTGCCTTCGGGCTGGGACATGCTCTCAGTGTAACGCAATTCTGCTCTTTACGAAATAGCCTAGAGCTATTGCGGCTGGACAAGAAGCCAGAGCAACACGGTTCGGCGGCGCTAAGCTGAGGCCCATGCCGCGTCAACCTCCAGTCTTCATTTCGTCCGGTGGCCCCCTCGTGGTGGCAGGCGGC contains:
- a CDS encoding PEGA domain-containing protein, which codes for MKRSSFSLLTPLLTLPLLTLPLLLTACVPAPLQTRFGSDLALSARLIDSGSKVSDGHYRRPGPAQLSVQVAGTQAPTYFYALLLPEQAAAQLLTPNVQPAQQAALFNLPPVTGYTQVFVVGSPRPLNFPVLGSSVNKLAEAVKLAAAELPSNSWNVVTQVYRVGDYGSLKVLTDPLDVSVYLNGTYRGTTPLTLNDVLAGSATLRLERTNFEPLTKTVQVPADQTLQVKAALRYNPPKGRLSVSSSVAARVQVLGKNGELRGNTPLSADLPAGDYDLTITPSGSGLKAAWVGVTLSGKQTLNVSCQPEGEQLSCQSQ
- a CDS encoding rhomboid family intramembrane serine protease, with the protein product MNRPVKSEPLRLTTRNQLRGAGVVTAALIGIIWLQEILDQLIFGGSLDAYGIEPRQLGSLSHIFTAPFLHGDFTHLISNTLPLAVLAFLTALRGVGRFLLSTLIIVVVGGLLVWLLARGGDHLGASELVFGYFGLLLASAWHDRRPVSILTAALALLLYGGALWGVLPHDPHISWESHLFGFLAGVLASRWLTPRRTGQTGRSAARF
- the ruvB gene encoding Holliday junction branch migration DNA helicase RuvB: MSQPEGNNDAALRPKTLSEYVGQVKLKDKLSVYLQAARNRREALDHTLLFGPPGLGKTTLAHIIAHELGVNIRVTSGPAIEKPGDLAAILTNSLEEGDVLFIDEIHRLGRIAEEHLYPAMEDYKLDIVLGQGPAARTIELPLPRFTLVGATTRPGLISAPMRSRFGIIEHLEYYTPQEIALNLLRDARLMGFGLADDAALEIGARSRGTMRIAKRLLRRVRDYAEVAGESVIGMERTYSALEKLGLDTAGLDDRDKKYLETLIHRFAGGPVGVDTLATAISEDGLTLEDVYEPYLIQLGFIKRTPRGRVATAHAYQHLGLPVMGHPDDDLPLFIN